A single genomic interval of Polaribacter vadi harbors:
- a CDS encoding carboxypeptidase-like regulatory domain-containing protein yields the protein MKKTLLFIVFIFVSIPTLTAQETNSKVRFQVVDKVSKTPVVYATVMLKNINRGTHADFNGFFEIPTSYIANGTIKISSIGYLTKEIKLSSLLKKNSPVIYLEVANNALDEVVIKSTKKKRRALYAREIIRNAIDNIPNNYPNEPHSYIGYYRDYQQPVDDVYQKLIKSAKPIEYVNVHEAIIESFDSGFDSHKLKSKKNQSLLYEYRVNTNFIQDSTLTIPYDNKKNKFSESVYISPLGGNELNILNLTNAIRNYDKMSFSFVNTLNKNFIDNHYFSIQEDVFLDSTILYKISFTSKKERTSFDYAAKGTIYIAKDNFAIHKLNYNLYYIKNKSPQYAVTIEYAEKNDKMYLNYITFNNFFEAKNGNYFKIDKALYNSNSNSFKIYFNRKVAINSLLPIKRNFKIYYKGKKLQVLTAEAFDSSNSIFTITIDQKSIENINFAEERKNANYSNFFTFDIANIKDVNGFEIDERASIKMNQYREFFVQEIFEHKQIPLQKNFINKKAPLFKSILTPLELEENYWLNSPLKKEKE from the coding sequence TTGAAAAAGACACTTTTATTTATTGTATTCATTTTTGTTAGCATACCAACTTTAACTGCCCAAGAAACAAACTCAAAAGTAAGGTTTCAAGTTGTTGATAAAGTTTCGAAAACACCTGTTGTGTATGCAACTGTAATGCTTAAAAACATCAACAGAGGAACACATGCCGATTTTAATGGCTTTTTTGAAATTCCTACTTCTTATATAGCCAATGGAACTATAAAAATTTCGTCTATTGGTTATCTTACAAAAGAGATAAAATTATCATCCTTACTTAAAAAAAATAGTCCTGTTATATATCTAGAAGTTGCGAATAACGCTTTAGATGAAGTAGTCATTAAAAGTACTAAAAAGAAGAGAAGAGCTTTATATGCAAGAGAAATTATTAGAAATGCCATTGATAATATTCCTAATAATTATCCTAATGAACCACATTCTTACATAGGGTATTATCGAGATTATCAACAACCTGTTGATGATGTGTATCAGAAATTAATAAAATCAGCAAAACCGATTGAATACGTAAATGTGCACGAAGCTATTATAGAATCTTTTGATTCTGGCTTTGATTCTCATAAACTAAAAAGTAAAAAAAATCAATCTTTATTGTATGAATATAGGGTAAATACCAATTTTATTCAAGATTCTACCTTAACAATTCCCTATGACAATAAGAAAAATAAATTTTCCGAAAGCGTTTATATTAGTCCTTTAGGTGGTAATGAGTTAAACATTTTAAACCTTACGAATGCCATCAGAAATTATGATAAAATGTCTTTTTCATTTGTAAATACGCTCAATAAAAATTTCATTGACAATCATTATTTCAGCATTCAGGAAGACGTTTTTTTAGATAGTACAATATTGTATAAAATTTCTTTCACCTCAAAAAAAGAAAGAACTAGTTTCGATTATGCAGCAAAAGGAACTATTTATATTGCCAAAGATAATTTTGCAATTCACAAACTAAATTACAATCTGTATTACATCAAAAATAAAAGTCCTCAATATGCTGTTACTATAGAATATGCTGAAAAGAATGATAAAATGTATTTGAACTACATTACATTTAACAACTTTTTTGAAGCTAAAAATGGTAATTATTTTAAGATTGATAAAGCGTTATACAATTCAAATTCGAACAGCTTTAAAATTTATTTTAATAGAAAGGTTGCTATAAATTCTTTACTTCCAATAAAAAGAAACTTTAAAATTTATTATAAAGGTAAAAAATTACAAGTTTTAACTGCAGAGGCTTTTGACAGTAGTAACAGCATATTTACCATAACTATTGATCAAAAATCAATTGAAAATATAAATTTCGCTGAAGAACGTAAAAACGCTAATTACAGTAATTTCTTTACGTTTGATATTGCTAACATTAAAGATGTAAATGGTTTTGAAATAGATGAAAGGGCAAGCATAAAAATGAACCAATATAGAGAGTTTTTTGTGCAAGAAATATTTGAACATAAACAGATACCTCTTCAAAAAAACTTTATCAATAAAAAAGCACCGTTGTTTAAATCGATCCTTACACCTTTAGAATTGGAGGAAAACTATTGGTTGAATTCGCCATTGAAAAAGGAAAAGGAATAA
- a CDS encoding methylmalonyl-CoA mutase family protein, with translation MQKLKKTTLAQVRGTVQADILKEDQAQNTCIFSTEFALRLMGDVQEYFIEKQVRNFYSVSISGYHIAEAGANPITQLALTLSNGFTYVEYYLSRGMDINKFGPNLSFFFSNGIDPEYSVIGRVARKIWAKAMKNKYGANSRAQMLKYHIQTSGRSLHAQEIDFNDIRTTLQALYAINDNCNSLHTNAYDEAITTPTEESVRRAMAIQLIINKELGLTKNENPIQGAFIIEELTDLVEKAVLDEFDRITERGGVLGAMETMYQRSKIQEESMYYETLKHNGEFPIIGVNTFLSSKGSPTVQPAEVIRASEEEKQFQIQTKELLNKANPNKVVEQIEILQEAAVQNENLFEKLMEATKVCSLGQITEALFKVGGQYRRNM, from the coding sequence ATGCAGAAATTAAAAAAAACTACTTTGGCACAAGTTAGAGGAACTGTGCAAGCAGATATTTTAAAGGAAGACCAAGCACAAAATACCTGTATTTTTTCTACAGAATTTGCGTTAAGATTAATGGGAGATGTGCAAGAATATTTCATTGAAAAACAAGTTAGAAACTTTTATTCGGTTTCTATTTCTGGATATCATATTGCAGAAGCTGGTGCCAACCCAATTACACAATTAGCACTTACTTTATCAAACGGATTTACGTATGTTGAGTATTATTTATCAAGAGGAATGGACATCAATAAATTTGGTCCAAACTTATCGTTTTTCTTTTCAAACGGAATTGATCCTGAATATTCTGTAATTGGTAGAGTTGCTCGTAAAATTTGGGCAAAAGCGATGAAAAATAAATACGGAGCCAATTCTAGAGCGCAAATGTTAAAGTATCATATTCAGACTTCTGGACGTTCTTTACATGCGCAAGAAATCGATTTTAATGATATTAGAACTACGTTGCAAGCTTTGTATGCCATTAATGATAATTGTAATTCTTTACACACAAATGCATATGATGAAGCCATAACTACTCCAACAGAAGAATCTGTTAGAAGAGCAATGGCAATTCAGTTGATTATCAACAAAGAATTAGGATTAACTAAAAATGAAAACCCGATTCAAGGTGCATTTATTATTGAAGAATTAACAGATTTAGTAGAAAAAGCTGTTTTAGATGAGTTTGATAGAATTACAGAAAGAGGTGGTGTTTTAGGAGCGATGGAAACTATGTATCAGCGTTCTAAAATTCAGGAAGAAAGCATGTATTATGAAACACTAAAACATAATGGCGAATTCCCAATTATTGGCGTAAATACATTCTTAAGTTCAAAAGGATCACCAACTGTTCAGCCAGCAGAAGTTATTCGTGCATCTGAAGAAGAAAAGCAATTTCAGATTCAGACAAAAGAATTATTGAACAAAGCAAATCCTAATAAAGTTGTGGAGCAAATTGAGATTTTACAGGAAGCTGCTGTTCAAAATGAGAATTTATTTGAAAAATTAATGGAAGCAACCAAAGTTTGTTCTTTAGGGCAAATTACAGAAGCGTTGTTTAAAGTTGGTGGACAGTATAGGAGGAATATGTAA
- a CDS encoding methylmalonyl-CoA mutase family protein yields MEQSAPYKPKYKVRIVTAAALFDGHDAAINIMRRIIQSTGVEVIHLGHDRSVEEVVNCAIQEDVNAIAITSYQGGHMEYFKYMFDLLKERGAGHIKIFGGGGGVILPEEIKELMEYGITRIYAPDDGRAMGLQGMINDLVQTSETASLNPSKGGKHSTGIVCNEDASWLLELGDEKVLQNLKNKEVTTIARLISLAENNHEAFAKIFSPLGKLKGASCPVLGITGTGGSGKSSLVDELVRRFLIDFPEKTVGLISVDPSKRKTGGALLGDRIRMNAINNDRVYMRSLATRQSNLALSKYVNEAVQVLKAAEFDLIILETSGIGQSDTEIIEHSDTSLYVMTPEFGAATQLEKIDMLDFADLVAINKFDKRGALDAVRDVKKQYMRNNNLWHIHMDDMPVYGTIASQFNDPGMNTLYKSIMDKLVEKTGADLKSTMEITKEMSEKIFVIPPARVRYLSEIAESNRSYDDKVDEQVLVAQKLYGIHQTIESIINASAEIIKIGLDEEAILHQTKDEEKDFVKLLLAQFEKVKMNFNPYNWEIILNWAEKVQKYKDPIYTFKVRDKEINIETHSESLSHSQIPKIALPKYQAWGDLLRWNLQENVPGEFPFTAGLYPFKRTGEDPTRMFAGEGGPERTNRRFHYVSLGMDAKRLSTAFDSVTLYGNDPGKRPDIYGKIGNAGVSICCLDDAKKLYSGFDLSHHMTSVSMTINGPAPMLLGFFMNAAIDQNCEKYIKENNLEKDVEAKFNEIYESKGLNRPVYQGKLPEGNNGLGLMLLGLTGDLVLPADVYAEIKKNYFGTS; encoded by the coding sequence ATGGAACAAAGTGCACCTTATAAACCGAAATATAAAGTAAGAATCGTAACTGCTGCAGCTCTTTTTGATGGGCATGATGCTGCCATAAATATTATGCGTAGAATTATACAATCTACAGGAGTTGAAGTGATTCATTTAGGACATGACAGATCTGTAGAAGAAGTAGTGAATTGTGCCATTCAAGAAGATGTAAATGCCATTGCAATTACTTCTTATCAAGGTGGACACATGGAATATTTCAAATACATGTTCGATTTATTGAAGGAAAGAGGTGCAGGCCACATCAAAATATTTGGTGGTGGTGGAGGTGTAATTCTTCCTGAAGAAATTAAGGAATTAATGGAATATGGAATTACCAGAATTTATGCTCCAGATGATGGAAGAGCGATGGGTTTACAAGGAATGATAAATGATTTGGTACAAACTTCTGAAACAGCCTCCCTTAATCCCTCCAAAGGAGGGAAACACTCAACTGGAATCGTTTGTAATGAGGACGCTTCTTGGTTGTTAGAATTGGGTGATGAAAAGGTTTTACAGAACTTAAAAAATAAAGAAGTTACTACAATTGCTAGATTAATTTCTCTCGCAGAAAATAATCACGAGGCTTTCGCAAAGATTTTTTCCCCTTTGGGGAAATTAAAAGGGGCTTCTTGTCCTGTTTTAGGAATTACTGGAACTGGTGGTTCTGGAAAATCTTCTTTAGTTGATGAATTAGTGAGACGTTTTTTAATTGATTTTCCAGAAAAAACAGTTGGTTTAATTTCTGTTGATCCTTCTAAAAGAAAAACGGGTGGCGCACTTTTAGGCGATAGAATTAGAATGAATGCTATTAATAATGATCGTGTTTATATGCGTTCATTAGCAACTCGTCAATCTAATTTGGCATTATCAAAATATGTAAATGAAGCTGTGCAAGTTTTAAAAGCAGCAGAATTCGATTTAATTATTTTAGAAACTTCTGGAATTGGGCAATCTGATACAGAAATTATAGAACATTCTGATACTTCTTTATATGTAATGACACCAGAATTTGGTGCAGCAACTCAATTGGAAAAAATTGATATGTTGGATTTTGCGGATTTAGTTGCTATTAATAAATTTGATAAAAGAGGTGCTTTAGATGCTGTAAGAGATGTGAAAAAGCAATATATGCGTAACAATAATTTGTGGCATATTCACATGGATGATATGCCTGTTTATGGCACAATTGCTTCTCAATTTAATGATCCAGGAATGAATACTTTGTATAAAAGTATTATGGATAAATTAGTTGAAAAAACGGGTGCAGATTTAAAATCTACGATGGAAATTACCAAAGAAATGTCTGAAAAGATTTTTGTAATTCCACCAGCAAGAGTTCGTTATTTATCTGAAATTGCAGAAAGTAATAGAAGTTATGATGATAAAGTTGATGAACAAGTTTTAGTTGCTCAAAAATTATATGGAATTCATCAAACGATAGAATCGATTATAAATGCTTCTGCAGAAATTATTAAAATTGGTTTAGATGAAGAAGCTATTTTACATCAAACTAAAGATGAAGAAAAGGATTTTGTAAAACTTTTATTGGCGCAATTCGAAAAAGTAAAAATGAACTTTAACCCTTACAATTGGGAAATCATTTTAAACTGGGCAGAAAAAGTTCAGAAATATAAAGATCCAATATACACCTTTAAAGTTCGTGATAAAGAAATTAACATAGAAACACATTCTGAATCTTTATCTCATTCACAAATTCCTAAAATAGCGTTACCAAAATACCAAGCTTGGGGAGATTTATTACGTTGGAACTTGCAAGAAAATGTTCCTGGAGAATTCCCTTTTACAGCAGGTTTGTATCCTTTTAAAAGAACAGGTGAAGACCCAACAAGAATGTTTGCGGGTGAAGGTGGCCCAGAAAGAACCAACAGACGTTTTCATTATGTGAGTTTAGGAATGGACGCAAAACGCCTTTCTACTGCTTTTGATTCGGTTACTTTATATGGAAATGATCCTGGTAAAAGACCCGATATTTATGGTAAAATTGGAAATGCAGGTGTTTCAATTTGTTGTTTAGATGATGCTAAAAAATTATATTCTGGTTTTGATTTAAGTCATCATATGACTTCAGTTTCTATGACAATTAATGGCCCAGCACCCATGTTGTTAGGCTTTTTCATGAATGCAGCTATTGATCAAAATTGTGAAAAATACATCAAAGAAAACAATCTTGAAAAAGATGTTGAAGCTAAATTCAACGAAATTTATGAATCAAAAGGTTTAAACAGACCTGTTTATCAAGGAAAATTACCTGAAGGAAATAATGGTTTAGGCTTAATGCTGTTAGGTTTAACTGGAGATTTGGTTTTACCTGCTGATGTTTATGCAGAAATTAAAAAAAACTACTTTGGCACAAGTTAG
- a CDS encoding M15 family metallopeptidase has protein sequence MGIFKLSIKFTFLLFFFGCLANCKKQQKNTEIKEAILIQKKDTIPSFPNYLTKDYVLGKFDYAKNDDFMLVPEGLSNKKIYVRKEVLDAFLQMEIAAKKENIHFTIISGTRNFEHQKRIWNYKWNEKYKNTPTEKRALKILEYSSMPSSSRHHWGTDIDLNNLNNTYFSSGKGLKEYNWLLKNASKFGFYQPYTSKENGRTGYHEEKWHWSYLPLSKIYLNYYNQQITYKDINDFEGAEFAKEIDIIKNYVNGINVELNN, from the coding sequence TTGGGCATTTTTAAACTATCTATAAAATTTACGTTTCTTCTTTTTTTCTTTGGATGTTTGGCAAACTGTAAAAAACAACAGAAAAATACTGAAATTAAAGAGGCTATTTTAATTCAGAAAAAAGATACAATTCCTAGCTTTCCAAATTACTTGACTAAAGATTATGTTTTAGGAAAATTTGATTATGCTAAAAACGATGATTTTATGTTGGTTCCAGAAGGTTTATCAAACAAAAAAATATATGTTAGAAAAGAAGTTTTAGATGCTTTTCTACAAATGGAAATCGCAGCTAAAAAAGAAAACATCCACTTTACTATTATATCTGGAACCCGTAATTTTGAACATCAAAAGAGAATTTGGAACTACAAATGGAACGAAAAATATAAAAATACTCCAACTGAAAAAAGAGCTTTAAAAATTTTAGAATATAGCTCTATGCCTTCATCTTCTAGACATCATTGGGGAACAGATATCGATTTAAATAATTTAAATAACACTTATTTTTCTTCTGGAAAAGGGTTAAAAGAGTACAATTGGTTGCTTAAAAATGCTTCTAAATTTGGTTTTTATCAACCTTATACATCCAAAGAAAATGGAAGAACTGGTTATCATGAAGAAAAATGGCATTGGTCTTACCTCCCACTTTCTAAAATTTATTTAAACTATTATAACCAGCAAATAACCTATAAAGACATCAACGATTTTGAAGGTGCCGAATTTGCTAAAGAAATTGACATCATCAAAAATTATGTGAATGGTATTAATGTAGAACTGAATAATTAA
- a CDS encoding DUF4136 domain-containing protein encodes MKYSKLIIVVFALVLSSCNAIKVTTDYDTQADFSNLKTFAFYKPGIDKADISDLDKKRVLRAIERELLAQGFTKSENPAMLVSFFTKSRERVNVNQNYNAGYGWRFGWNPWMMNGMNNNVNVSQFTEGTLFIDFIDKEKKELVWQGVGTGALKMDNREKKEERINLFVKEIISRFPPESNTRK; translated from the coding sequence ATGAAATACTCTAAATTAATAATTGTAGTTTTTGCATTGGTGTTATCTTCTTGCAATGCTATAAAAGTAACTACAGATTACGATACGCAAGCAGATTTTAGCAACTTAAAAACATTTGCATTTTACAAACCAGGAATTGACAAAGCAGATATATCTGATTTAGATAAAAAACGTGTTTTAAGAGCCATTGAAAGAGAACTTTTAGCGCAAGGTTTTACAAAATCTGAAAATCCTGCAATGTTGGTTAGTTTTTTTACTAAATCTAGAGAACGTGTAAATGTAAATCAGAATTATAATGCTGGTTATGGTTGGAGATTTGGTTGGAACCCTTGGATGATGAATGGAATGAATAATAATGTAAACGTTTCTCAATTTACGGAAGGTACTTTATTTATCGATTTTATTGATAAAGAAAAAAAGGAATTAGTTTGGCAAGGAGTTGGAACTGGTGCTTTGAAAATGGATAATAGAGAAAAGAAAGAAGAAAGAATCAATCTTTTTGTAAAAGAAATTATTTCTAGATTCCCTCCAGAAAGTAATACCAGAAAGTAA
- a CDS encoding response regulator transcription factor, which produces MIKIVITDDHELFRVGLSELLKKQDDIEIVAELSNGKEFLDFIENKPAIDIVLLDITMPFVDGFEVLDALTKIKSPIKPIMVSMFDDGNYIAKCAKNGAYSYLLKNTDEFELLKAIRIVAKGKKYFNQAISEKMINFMSTQHTSIKKLSNKESEILVLIGKGLTTKDIASKLFISTRTVETHRANILKKLEVKNTASLIKKATENNLL; this is translated from the coding sequence ATGATTAAAATTGTAATCACTGACGACCATGAACTTTTTAGAGTTGGACTCTCTGAATTGTTAAAAAAGCAAGATGATATTGAGATTGTTGCAGAACTATCTAATGGAAAAGAGTTTTTAGATTTTATTGAAAACAAACCAGCAATAGATATTGTTTTGTTAGATATTACAATGCCATTTGTAGATGGTTTTGAAGTGTTAGATGCATTAACAAAAATTAAAAGTCCCATAAAACCAATCATGGTTTCGATGTTTGATGATGGAAACTATATCGCAAAATGTGCAAAAAATGGAGCATATAGTTATTTATTAAAAAACACAGACGAATTCGAATTATTAAAAGCTATAAGAATTGTAGCGAAAGGAAAAAAATATTTTAATCAAGCTATTTCTGAGAAAATGATCAATTTTATGTCTACTCAGCATACTAGTATTAAAAAACTATCTAATAAAGAATCTGAGATTTTAGTTTTAATTGGCAAAGGACTTACCACAAAAGATATTGCCTCTAAATTATTTATTAGCACAAGAACTGTGGAAACTCACAGAGCAAACATTCTTAAAAAATTAGAGGTTAAAAATACGGCTTCATTGATTAAAAAAGCCACAGAGAATAACCTCCTCTAA
- a CDS encoding sensor histidine kinase, translated as MSVKKLILLIINSLVILVVIALSLIFYFEFSKVLDERILYHLNSIKTLKKIQIENLIQKEWKTFNESEDFFVDSSNINLPNNKYLKAGIYDLTHLHPTKKTSIGLHKIKDNKRVLKVIPYHKIKEILLERTGMGESGESYIVGHDYRLRSQSRFFPEKAPYSIEAKTIGVLEGITDKDGEGIFSDYRKIDVYSAYSSLKIDHLHWVLLSEIDVDEVTIPLKEMRLKLLFLTLIILTLSVIISLFLTRIITNPIKKIQKSLLVMAKGNYNEKLVSEKSPTEIKAMFKALENLRIAIVGAVDFSVDIGKMNLSSSYKPKSNHDLLGRSLIKMRDKLEEFRVTENKINISNKRLLVKHLEDERRRLARELHDGIGPLLTTIKLYVQNRVEANEHKESLKEMIDTTINEIRQMTNVLMPTSIDKFGIGATLINYVENIQKSSEASIRFEDLTKKESSLITKEQEINIFRIVQELINNSIKHSKATKIRISLTEFDNVLSLYYFDNGIGFNIHEVTLGSGIKNIRERVEIFDGTLEIESTETTIFEIEMPIKL; from the coding sequence ATGAGCGTAAAAAAATTAATTTTATTAATCATTAATAGTTTAGTAATCTTAGTTGTAATTGCGCTTTCTCTCATTTTTTATTTTGAATTTTCAAAGGTTTTAGATGAACGTATTTTGTATCATTTAAACTCTATAAAAACACTTAAAAAAATTCAAATAGAAAACCTTATTCAAAAAGAATGGAAAACGTTTAATGAATCTGAAGATTTTTTTGTTGATAGCAGCAATATTAACTTACCAAATAACAAATATTTAAAGGCAGGTATTTACGACCTAACCCATTTACACCCGACAAAAAAAACATCTATTGGCCTCCATAAAATTAAGGATAACAAAAGAGTATTAAAAGTTATCCCTTATCACAAAATTAAGGAAATCTTATTAGAACGAACAGGAATGGGAGAAAGTGGAGAATCTTATATTGTTGGTCATGATTATAGACTTCGTTCTCAATCTCGATTTTTCCCAGAAAAAGCACCTTATTCAATCGAAGCTAAAACCATAGGTGTTTTAGAGGGTATTACAGATAAGGATGGAGAAGGTATTTTTTCTGATTACAGAAAAATAGATGTTTACAGTGCCTATAGTTCTTTGAAAATAGACCATTTACATTGGGTTTTATTATCAGAAATTGATGTAGATGAAGTTACGATTCCCTTAAAAGAAATGCGTTTAAAACTACTTTTTTTAACACTAATCATCCTAACTTTATCAGTAATTATCTCGCTGTTTTTAACACGAATCATTACAAATCCTATAAAAAAAATACAAAAAAGCCTTCTTGTAATGGCAAAAGGAAATTATAATGAAAAACTGGTTTCAGAGAAAAGTCCAACTGAAATTAAAGCAATGTTTAAAGCATTAGAAAATTTAAGGATTGCCATTGTTGGTGCTGTAGATTTTTCTGTTGATATAGGCAAAATGAACCTTTCATCATCTTACAAACCAAAAAGCAACCATGATTTATTGGGTAGAAGTCTAATAAAAATGCGCGATAAATTAGAGGAATTTAGAGTTACTGAAAACAAGATAAACATTTCAAATAAACGCTTATTAGTAAAACATTTAGAAGACGAAAGAAGAAGATTAGCCAGAGAATTACATGATGGTATTGGCCCTTTATTAACCACCATAAAATTGTACGTTCAAAACCGAGTTGAAGCGAACGAACATAAAGAAAGTTTAAAGGAAATGATTGATACAACCATTAACGAAATTAGGCAAATGACCAACGTTTTAATGCCTACAAGTATCGATAAATTTGGTATTGGTGCAACTTTAATTAATTATGTAGAAAACATTCAAAAATCTTCTGAAGCTTCCATTCGTTTCGAAGATTTAACAAAAAAAGAAAGTTCTTTAATTACCAAAGAACAGGAAATAAATATTTTTAGAATTGTTCAGGAACTCATAAATAATTCCATAAAACATTCAAAAGCGACTAAAATAAGAATTTCATTAACGGAGTTTGATAATGTATTGTCTTTGTATTATTTTGATAATGGCATTGGCTTTAATATTCATGAAGTAACATTAGGTTCTGGAATTAAAAACATTAGAGAACGTGTAGAAATTTTTGATGGCACTTTAGAAATTGAATCTACAGAAACCACAATTTTTGAAATTGAAATGCCCATAAAATTATAA
- a CDS encoding glutamine synthetase beta-grasp domain-containing protein produces MAKIKLEYIWLDGYFPTQNMRSKTKVEEHKNFKGTVEELGLWSFDGSSTKQASGGASDCLLKPVAVYPDPTRINGYLVMTEVLNADGTPHISNGRATIDDDDNEFWFGFEQEYFIMDTKTQLPLGFPIGGYPAPQGMYYCSVGGKNTHGRLLVEKHADLCIDAGLNFEGINQEVASGQWEFQLFAKGAKKAGDEIWIARYLLDRLTEQYGYYIEYHPKPLGKDMDWNGSGMHANFSNEILRTCGDKEVFAKICEAFRPVVKEHIAVYGEFNDQRLTGDHETASINDFSWGVSDRGASIRIPIIAVEKGWKGWLEDRRPASNGDPYKIAGRIIKTVKSANIS; encoded by the coding sequence ATGGCAAAAATTAAATTAGAATACATTTGGTTAGATGGATATTTTCCAACTCAAAATATGAGAAGTAAAACCAAAGTTGAAGAGCACAAAAACTTTAAAGGAACTGTTGAAGAATTAGGTTTATGGTCTTTTGACGGATCTTCTACAAAACAAGCTTCTGGAGGTGCTTCTGACTGTTTATTAAAACCAGTTGCAGTATATCCAGATCCTACAAGAATTAATGGCTACTTAGTAATGACAGAAGTTTTAAATGCTGATGGAACTCCACACATTTCTAATGGAAGAGCTACTATCGATGATGATGATAATGAGTTCTGGTTCGGTTTTGAACAAGAATATTTTATTATGGATACAAAAACTCAATTGCCTTTAGGTTTCCCTATTGGTGGTTATCCAGCTCCACAAGGAATGTATTATTGTTCTGTTGGAGGTAAAAATACACATGGTAGACTTTTAGTGGAAAAGCACGCAGATTTATGTATTGATGCTGGTTTAAACTTTGAAGGAATTAATCAAGAAGTTGCTTCTGGACAATGGGAATTCCAATTGTTTGCAAAAGGCGCTAAAAAAGCAGGTGATGAAATTTGGATTGCTCGTTATTTACTAGATAGATTAACAGAACAATATGGTTACTATATAGAATATCACCCAAAACCATTAGGGAAAGATATGGATTGGAATGGTTCTGGTATGCACGCAAACTTCTCTAACGAAATTTTAAGAACTTGTGGAGATAAAGAAGTTTTTGCTAAAATTTGTGAGGCATTTAGACCAGTTGTAAAAGAACATATTGCTGTTTATGGTGAGTTTAATGACCAACGTTTAACAGGAGATCATGAAACTGCATCTATTAACGATTTTTCTTGGGGTGTTTCTGATAGAGGAGCTTCAATTAGAATACCAATTATAGCTGTTGAGAAAGGTTGGAAAGGTTGGTTAGAAGATAGAAGACCAGCTTCAAATGGAGATCCTTACAAGATTGCAGGTAGAATTATAAAAACTGTAAAATCGGCTAACATTAGCTAA